ccttgccgccctccgctagggcgattttatactgtgcggggggccgcctgcaaatgggcggcgaggggggcatggaattttgcaggcggcccccttgccgccctccgctagggcgattttgtactgtgggggggccgcctgcaaatgggcggcgagggggcatggaattttgcaggcggcccccttgccgccctgggggagggcgattttataatgtgctctatatttttgtataaatatcaatagttatcaaatctttttatattgaaaactatacaagattaaaatctccaagactggtaaaatacaattttattattttttagggcatatttggattgttaccgtacaaatattttattagtgccaaaatataagcaagttttggcactaccaaatatttggtaaggcaaaattgcatttgatcatatttggtttgctgccaaaatgtaaaattgtagtgaagaatgttctacataatctcaaatctagattacgtattaccaatgaataggcttccattttcgtgtgtggtgtgctagtgggaaagaagatatgaagaggttgccttcagattgtcaattatatagcgtcgttttcactgcaatatatgtgaactcaatgagatacattattcattagatgtgacaagacgatcacgcgtgggcgtgattcactttatgtcaacaggcagcgccgaaagttgatagtgataactcgagctgccgcttttcatgtgtgctgttgtggactgtgcgcgctactggatctgacactaccgtgaagcgccgaaagtgtgttgtcgtgagcataagttgttctagcaccatatgaatgaaaagaactatgtagacgagacaaacacaagtagtactgcagtagtaatagcaaaagtagtactgctttacaagtttgtaagccaaaagaaacggtcacataaggactgaagaggtagaacactactgacgaggcctcttacccctgtccctcctaccctgcgccctaatgtgcccctgggagtacgtgagtcggtccgggggtacggcacggccaacccgtcctgcctgtacaggtgtgacctctggctgctcctgagtgtgcgcctctggagctcctccaagctgagaggagcctagtacgtcgtggtggtgtgcaccgtgcaagtcgtcgtcgtagaactggctagtaggaccagtcctaccggtgtgagacgaagaggccccagtaccgaagatcccggctgcaaatcctgctggacaaggaccatcagtttcgtacaagtatttaacagtagtaataaaaagtaaagtaccgtgtgggcgagggatcgacgctccgtgagaggaagagctggcgaacgcgcccgaagaggtggcgaacgcccctgcggagctcgcggaagcgccggtcgtgcctgcgaacgcgctcgaaggcagacgaggtcctgcgatgaggaaacatgcagttaaaacatggtgacatattcgtgcaaaagctgaaacaaaaatgaactaatatgtgggctgaactgtaccgtgcgaaaccggtgctgtaggtcgcactgctccgaagctaggggcgctcgaaggcaaacgaggtcctgcgagaatggaacatcaagttacgacggggtgatgttttcgtagaaaaacagaaacaaaacttaagaaacctctgggctgagcagtaccgtgcgaaacaggtgccgtaggtcgaggtcctgctccgacggtaggcgcgcgaggccgtggttgtaccggaccagctggaggtacgacgtccacggcgctgcgacaggagaagacgcgcatgaccgcacgcatcttctcctgcatccggtcgaaggtcaccctctgctcaacgtcagtcaagtgcaaacctctgttcaacctcacttggactgcggtgatatcggcactgatatcccgtgcggcatcagcctatgcaagatggaaataaaaaattcagtagttgtcctatattatgcaagataaatgaaataattgtaagaagtaatacaaattggacgtaccgccacgaagtagtctcggtcacggtgcgtgggatacgcgtccgtgacagcggcaacgtgcggctctggggcgtctggagtgaaggtcacacgcgcacgagtgcgaggaacgtaccagcgaaggtagtcacggtagttctcctccgtgtgtgggaagagctcgttgatcacctcctctgtagctaacacccagtcgtcaacgtactgctgtacacgtggagcccaaagtgcgactgctagctgtccccgtcgagtcaacctgtgaagagaggtaaattatatggctcgatgaagtaattatcataaaaatttagaaatgaacaattcgaactcacgagtggtcggcagggaggacggtcggctgcacgtttcccggaaacacctgcctaagtccgaactgtctcatcacacgctgcgggcagtgaggctcaacgaaaatgtcgaacaccatcggcaggatggtgagccagtaagcctggtcgcgtgtgcacaaggacgaaagtcctagcggtgctctcgcagcgacggcctcttctgtgtacggctcccagatgacgtcgctcggctggagacggtcaaactcgaacacgaagtccgggtaaccacgtctcacctggacgtgagcgtaacgacgctgcaataaacatgatcggaattagacatgttatgtgaagaaaaaaaaagaagacgactgataaacttataacgcagcgaagttgcactaaccccacgtcgacaccagtaagtccctatcgtgggaccgtcctctggccactgcgcgctgcgaccaaccccgtagggtgcgctgtccaccactggtcgacctatggcaaacctctcggctgcccaaagctgaagcaacatagggcagccagcgatgatcgctcccgcgtcagtcttcgtgcacgcctcacagagggcacggtacgtggctgctagcacggcagaaccccagctccactgcggcacgtcctgtggctgagcatccgcgatggaccgtgcgtagtggaccagccggaagtccacagcgtgcctgtgggtgctagtgaacatcacccacccgaacaaccacaataggtacgcctcaagggagcgtcggaccgagtaatcatcagcgtcagggtgcagaaggtccgcctacaattaagaatgaaatgttagtacaaaacactcatccggtcgcaaataagcatgtatgataataacaacttatttacttacagtgaactggagcaaccaagccttgctaggcccgactgtagagtacggaggaagggtgttggccggtcctaggtgtggaaggcgcatcacctgctcgaagcgggtagtgatatcctccttccacccaaaaacaccgtccacgggaccaactggtgctcccgccagcggtagcccgagcaggtacgacacgtcctgcagtgtcggagccatctccccacagggaaggtggaacgtgtgcgtctcaggtctccagcggtctacaagagcggcaaggagtgaccggtctacatcccaccgcttcgctgggtcacggtcgtctgCCGctgcctcaacaagcctacaaagtggtagaaggcctgccgcacgcaacctgtatagagcaaacttcaaacataagtacaacacaaagcaaagttgagttgaaatgtgaacatacgcgtaccaaggaacgtgacgggggtcgacacgcaaccactcgcgcgacgtgcgtggacggaaggtgccgagctgtgcaccctcgactgctgacaggaacgagcggtggttcctgtcaatcccacggttcaacagcgccggtgtgtcgtacgccatacctgcatcaaataggttgatcagaaacatataaataattagttcaacataagtaataaatgttcataagcgaattactaacacatattaaacaagagtacaaacaaacaaaagtgtttagtccgaacactcatcacgataacattatgatacaacaccgaatagttcgcaatactactagtacaacaatagtcggaggtactcattacaacaacattgaattgaaattacacgatagaagtatttagtccgaacactcattacatcacaacagcattttatttcctaaatcgaaagcattgttacaccatggaatcgcctgctgcgcgacgacgccttggcattgcgcgcctgcttgttgttccttcaccaggtggtcgcctaccatcacttgcctggccagatggactagcatctgcgccgcttggaacttctgcattcttcgggcatttcttgtaagtatggccgcgcagatcacacttgctgcagtgtaaagtcctcccacctgcttctgactcatccatatcatttctgatgcg
This genomic window from Oryza sativa Japonica Group chromosome 12, ASM3414082v1 contains:
- the LOC136354834 gene encoding uncharacterized protein; this translates as MQEKMRAVMRVFSCRSAVDVVPPAGPVQPRPRAPTVGAGPRPTAPVSHGPRLPSSAPSFGAVRPTAPVSHGPRLPSSAFAGTTGASASSAGAFATSSGAFASSSSHGASIPRPHGFAAGIFGTGASSSHTGRTGPTSQFYDDDLHGAHHHDVLGSSQLGGAPEAHTQEQPEVTPVQAGRVGRAVPPDRLTYSQGHIRAQGRRDRGKRPRQ